The following proteins come from a genomic window of Maribacter sp. HTCC2170:
- the nadC gene encoding carboxylating nicotinate-nucleotide diphosphorylase — protein sequence MISKTQFQKEIDLIIANAIREDVGDGDHSSLACIPATTKGKAKLLVKDDGIIAGIDLAKQVFNYVDDKMQIETLIKDGSKVKYGDIAFYVSGSSQSILKAERLVLNAMQRMSAIATKTNEFVQLLDGTGTKILDTRKTTPGIRALEKWAVKIGGGENHRFALYDMIMLKDNHIDFAGGVTKAIIKTQHYLKETNKNLKIIVEARNLNEIEEILRTDGVYRILIDNFNYEDTRKAVAMIGDKCLTESSGGINERTIRKYAECGVDYISSGALTHSVYNMDLSLKAV from the coding sequence ATGATTTCAAAAACCCAGTTCCAAAAAGAAATTGATTTGATTATTGCCAATGCCATTCGCGAGGACGTAGGGGATGGTGATCATAGCTCATTAGCTTGTATCCCTGCCACTACGAAAGGTAAGGCCAAGCTTTTGGTCAAGGATGATGGTATAATTGCCGGAATTGATTTGGCTAAGCAGGTGTTCAACTACGTTGATGATAAAATGCAAATTGAAACTTTGATTAAGGACGGGTCAAAGGTTAAATATGGTGATATTGCTTTTTATGTTTCAGGCAGTTCGCAAAGTATATTAAAGGCGGAACGATTGGTTTTGAACGCCATGCAAAGAATGAGTGCAATAGCCACCAAAACCAATGAGTTCGTTCAACTTTTGGATGGAACCGGTACAAAGATTCTTGACACCCGTAAGACTACCCCAGGAATTCGTGCTCTGGAAAAATGGGCAGTAAAAATAGGGGGAGGAGAAAACCACAGATTCGCACTTTACGACATGATTATGCTTAAAGACAATCATATAGATTTTGCTGGTGGAGTTACGAAAGCTATCATCAAGACACAACACTATTTAAAAGAGACAAACAAGAATCTTAAAATCATTGTTGAAGCCAGAAATTTAAACGAAATCGAGGAGATTTTAAGAACTGATGGTGTGTATCGTATTCTAATCGATAATTTCAATTACGAGGATACGAGAAAGGCAGTAGCTATGATTGGGGATAAATGCTTAACAGAATCCTCTGGTGGTATCAATGAAAGAACTATTCGAAAATATGCTGAATGTGGTGTGGATTATATTTCTTCGGGAGCTTTGACCCATTCGGTTTATAATATGGACCTTAGTCTTAAAGCAGTGTAA
- a CDS encoding NUDIX hydrolase, whose amino-acid sequence MDRKLNDFTSHVLDECLPGKSIDCVIIGFEGQQLKVLLLKWKYEDIWCLPGGFILKDEDMDQAAHRILEMRTGLKAVFLNQFYTFGSEKRSRMNEEVQLTRMRHVLEEIHGKNKEFEAWITQRFITTGYFALVDLKKTAPHPDLLSEKCEWKSIDCMPELMMDHEEILQKALDHLRIQLNYLPIGISLLSRKFTMQDLQRLYEAILKKPLERSNFQRKMLKLGIFNRHEKQLTGAANKAPYLYSFNTDKYEDLLKQGIGFRY is encoded by the coding sequence ATGGATCGAAAGTTAAATGATTTTACCAGTCATGTGCTTGATGAATGCCTGCCAGGTAAATCAATTGATTGCGTTATTATTGGGTTTGAAGGACAACAATTGAAAGTGTTGCTACTTAAATGGAAGTACGAGGATATCTGGTGTCTGCCCGGAGGATTTATCCTGAAGGATGAGGATATGGACCAAGCGGCGCACAGAATACTGGAAATGCGCACTGGTTTAAAAGCCGTATTTCTAAATCAGTTTTATACGTTCGGAAGTGAGAAAAGATCCAGAATGAATGAGGAGGTGCAATTAACAAGAATGCGCCATGTTCTTGAGGAAATACATGGCAAGAATAAAGAATTCGAAGCTTGGATAACTCAGCGCTTTATTACTACTGGGTATTTTGCACTGGTTGATCTAAAAAAAACCGCACCTCATCCTGATCTTTTAAGCGAGAAATGTGAATGGAAGTCGATCGATTGTATGCCAGAATTAATGATGGATCACGAGGAAATTCTTCAGAAAGCCTTGGACCACCTTCGCATACAACTAAACTATCTTCCAATAGGTATTTCGCTACTGTCTAGAAAATTCACAATGCAAGACCTTCAAAGGCTTTATGAAGCTATTTTGAAAAAACCACTGGAGCGGAGTAATTTTCAACGTAAGATGCTTAAACTTGGCATTTTCAATCGCCATGAAAAACAGCTGACCGGGGCAGCAAACAAAGCTCCTTATTTATATAGTTTTAATACTGATAAATATGAAGACTTACTCAAACAAGGGATAGGGTTTAGGTATTGA
- a CDS encoding cellulase family glycosylhydrolase, which translates to MKKLIIPLLLTLIIISCGDKTKEIKDSIVEVEIAERWSKEKAWEWFEKQPWLVGANFNPSSSINQLEFWQEDTFDPETIDRELKWSADLGMNLHRVYLHNLLWQQDSVGFLNRLDNYLSLADKHSIKTMFVLLDDVWHPVPKLGKQPDPTPHVHNSGWVQAPGAEILGDPSRHDELKGYIKGVTSHFANDDRVLIWDVYNEPDNSAHQSGRRELEVKNKQKYSLQLLRKVIKWTREVNPSQPLTSGIWRGNINHWGTLDSLPPVDKFMIENSDVVSFHAYDGNMDDVEKKIELLKNYERPLFCTEYVARGGGNTFESVMPILKKDKIAAINWGFVAGKTNTIYPWISWDSTFTGEPKIWHHDILRKDGTPYSQSEVDFIKEIIVNP; encoded by the coding sequence ATGAAAAAGCTTATCATTCCACTATTATTGACATTGATTATTATCTCTTGTGGGGATAAAACGAAAGAGATAAAAGATTCAATTGTTGAAGTTGAAATTGCAGAACGTTGGTCAAAAGAAAAGGCTTGGGAGTGGTTTGAAAAGCAACCTTGGTTGGTAGGAGCAAATTTTAACCCCAGTTCATCAATCAACCAGTTGGAATTTTGGCAAGAAGATACATTTGACCCTGAAACCATAGATAGGGAGTTGAAATGGTCCGCTGATTTGGGAATGAACCTTCATAGGGTATATCTACATAATTTACTCTGGCAACAAGATTCAGTAGGTTTTCTAAATCGATTGGATAATTATCTTTCGTTGGCTGATAAACACAGCATTAAAACAATGTTCGTTTTGTTGGATGATGTTTGGCACCCTGTTCCAAAATTAGGAAAACAACCCGACCCAACGCCACATGTACACAACTCTGGTTGGGTACAAGCACCGGGTGCTGAAATATTGGGAGACCCATCAAGACATGATGAGCTTAAAGGCTATATAAAAGGGGTCACCAGTCATTTTGCAAATGATGACCGTGTGCTCATTTGGGATGTATACAATGAACCGGATAACTCAGCTCATCAGTCGGGAAGAAGAGAATTAGAAGTAAAGAATAAGCAGAAGTATTCCTTACAATTATTGAGAAAAGTCATTAAATGGACGCGCGAGGTGAATCCTTCACAGCCTTTGACATCCGGTATTTGGAGAGGGAATATAAATCATTGGGGAACACTGGATAGTTTACCTCCAGTAGATAAGTTCATGATTGAGAATTCTGACGTGGTATCTTTTCATGCCTATGATGGAAATATGGATGATGTTGAGAAAAAAATAGAATTACTCAAAAACTATGAACGCCCACTTTTTTGTACAGAATATGTAGCGAGAGGAGGAGGCAACACATTTGAGAGTGTAATGCCAATCTTGAAAAAGGATAAGATCGCAGCTATAAATTGGGGATTCGTCGCTGGTAAAACAAACACCATTTACCCATGGATAAGTTGGGATTCAACCTTTACTGGGGAACCTAAAATTTGGCATCATGATATCTTGAGAAAAGATGGTACTCCATATTCCCAGTCAGAGGTAGACTTTATTAAAGAAATAATTGTAAATCCTTAA
- the serA gene encoding phosphoglycerate dehydrogenase, which produces MGRKYVFDFDSTLTRVEALDVLAEMTLHGKSNKDEIIQEIQHITNLGIDGDISFTESLERRIKLLKAHKDDLNGLVEELRQKISKSIESNKEFFEKFSDDIYVISCGFKEFIDPIVDEYNIPSDRVFANTFEFDEQGYIVGFDEDNPLSQHNGKIDCLEQMNLEGEVQVIGDGYSDYVMREAGIAHKFFAYTENVHRDKAADNADHVTPNLDEFLFVNDLPRNISYPKNRIKILLLEDVHPAAFDNLSEDGFSVELVKTSLSEEQLIEKIKGVHVLGIRSKTQVTQKVLDAANKLLVVGAFCIGTTQIDLDYCKQKGVVVFNAPYSNTRSVVELAIGQIIMLMRNVFPRSTEIHSGQWNKTAINSREVRGKNLGIVGYGNIGKQLSVLAEAIGMRVYYYDIEDRLALGNAIKCDTLEDLLNVSDVVTLHIDDNKANKNFIGEREINQMKNGAMLINLSRGFVIDINALVEALKSGKIAGVAVDVYPEEPRSNGKFVTELQGIPNVILTPHVGGSTEEAQRNIADFVPNKIMDYINSGNTVDAVNFPNIRLPKQTNAHRFLHIHENVPGVMAKINEVLAKYEMNIVGQYLSTDMDLGYVISDMDKEYNKDVLKALKQIDHTIKFRVLY; this is translated from the coding sequence GTGGGTAGAAAGTATGTTTTTGATTTTGATAGCACATTAACTCGTGTGGAGGCTTTGGATGTTTTGGCTGAAATGACTTTACACGGCAAATCGAATAAGGACGAAATAATTCAGGAAATACAACATATAACCAATCTTGGTATTGATGGTGATATCTCTTTTACCGAATCACTTGAACGTAGAATAAAATTATTAAAAGCCCATAAAGATGATTTGAATGGTTTGGTTGAGGAGCTGCGTCAGAAAATTTCTAAATCAATAGAATCGAATAAAGAATTTTTCGAAAAATTCTCGGACGATATTTATGTAATTTCTTGCGGATTCAAAGAGTTTATAGATCCCATAGTTGATGAATATAACATTCCTTCGGACAGGGTTTTTGCAAATACTTTTGAATTTGATGAGCAAGGATATATTGTTGGTTTTGACGAAGATAACCCCTTGTCACAACATAATGGGAAGATTGATTGCCTGGAGCAGATGAATCTAGAAGGCGAAGTACAGGTGATTGGTGATGGTTATAGCGATTATGTTATGCGGGAGGCAGGCATAGCCCATAAATTCTTTGCATACACAGAGAATGTTCACAGAGATAAGGCGGCAGATAATGCAGATCATGTGACACCAAATTTAGATGAATTTCTTTTTGTAAATGACCTGCCGCGTAATATTTCATATCCTAAGAATAGAATAAAGATATTGTTGTTGGAAGATGTGCATCCTGCTGCTTTTGATAACCTTTCAGAGGATGGTTTTTCAGTTGAATTGGTAAAGACAAGCCTATCTGAAGAACAATTGATTGAAAAAATCAAAGGTGTTCATGTATTGGGAATTCGTTCTAAAACACAAGTCACCCAAAAAGTTTTGGATGCCGCTAACAAATTATTGGTAGTAGGAGCTTTTTGTATTGGTACTACCCAAATTGATTTAGATTATTGTAAACAAAAAGGTGTGGTGGTCTTCAATGCACCTTACAGCAATACCAGATCGGTAGTTGAATTAGCAATTGGTCAGATTATTATGCTGATGCGAAACGTATTTCCCCGCAGTACAGAAATTCATAGTGGACAATGGAATAAAACAGCAATTAATTCTAGGGAGGTTAGAGGAAAGAATCTTGGTATTGTAGGTTATGGTAATATTGGTAAACAGTTATCTGTTCTTGCCGAAGCTATTGGCATGCGGGTATACTATTATGATATTGAGGATAGACTTGCCTTGGGGAATGCCATAAAATGTGATACGCTTGAAGATTTATTGAATGTTTCAGACGTAGTGACTTTGCATATAGATGATAACAAAGCGAATAAAAACTTCATTGGTGAACGCGAAATCAACCAAATGAAAAATGGTGCAATGTTAATCAATCTTTCTAGAGGATTTGTAATTGATATCAATGCCCTGGTTGAAGCACTAAAGAGTGGTAAAATTGCTGGTGTTGCTGTTGATGTTTATCCAGAAGAACCTAGAAGCAACGGAAAATTCGTAACTGAATTACAGGGAATACCCAATGTGATTCTTACTCCTCATGTTGGTGGAAGTACTGAGGAGGCGCAACGAAATATTGCGGACTTTGTGCCAAACAAAATAATGGACTACATTAACTCTGGAAATACGGTCGATGCAGTTAATTTCCCAAATATCAGATTACCAAAACAGACCAACGCCCACCGTTTTTTACATATTCATGAGAATGTTCCTGGTGTAATGGCCAAAATAAACGAAGTGCTGGCCAAATATGAAATGAACATCGTAGGTCAATATCTTTCAACCGATATGGATCTGGGTTATGTAATATCTGATATGGACAAGGAATACAATAAAGATGTACTGAAAGCCTTGAAACAAATTGACCACACCATTAAATTCAGGGTATTGTATTAA
- the rlmH gene encoding 23S rRNA (pseudouridine(1915)-N(3))-methyltransferase RlmH has translation MTIKLLTIGKTDSAPMRGLINEYEKRLKHYVKFELDILPDIKNVKNLSESQQKEKEGELILKKLNNTDVLVLLDENGKQFSSVEFSSYLQKKMNSGIKQLVFVIGGPYGFSNTVYNKAQGKVSLSKMTFSHQMVRLFAIEQIYRSFTILKNEPYHHR, from the coding sequence ATGACAATAAAACTACTGACAATTGGTAAAACAGATAGCGCTCCCATGCGAGGACTTATCAACGAATATGAGAAAAGGCTAAAGCACTATGTTAAGTTTGAGTTGGATATTTTACCTGATATAAAAAATGTAAAAAACCTATCTGAAAGCCAACAAAAGGAAAAAGAAGGTGAATTGATCCTTAAAAAATTAAACAATACAGATGTGTTGGTTCTTTTAGATGAAAATGGCAAACAATTTAGTTCGGTTGAATTTTCCAGTTACTTACAAAAAAAGATGAATTCAGGTATTAAACAATTGGTTTTTGTCATTGGCGGACCTTATGGCTTCAGTAATACCGTGTACAATAAAGCGCAGGGGAAAGTAAGTCTTTCTAAAATGACCTTTTCTCACCAAATGGTGAGGTTATTTGCGATAGAACAAATTTATAGGTCATTTACCATTCTTAAAAATGAGCCTTACCATCACAGGTAG
- a CDS encoding glycoside hydrolase family 3 protein has translation MRKVWKVLKYLLLGILAILIVGIAVIYLNKKSKSNSNMELLGVEAPTLNQSGISYRDLNKNGKMDTYENPNASIDDRANDLVSQMNLEEKAGSMYITMIGTTPDGEPMETPVLSTNPINLMMSFALPSNSEMIARKKMNSFNTLASLDADKMAKYNNLIQKMAERTRLGIPITLATDPRHGTENNPGAGLFTPAFSKWPSSFGLAATRDTILVREFGDIARHEYNSVGIRLALHPMADLATEPRWGRANGTFGEDAYLSAMMTKAYVLGFQGDSLNQNSVACMTKHFSGGGPQKDGEDAHFPYGKDQVYPGDNFDYHVIPFTEGAFPAKTAQIMPYYGIPLGQTSEDVAFGFNKDIIKGLLRDSLNFQGVVCTDWNIISDTKMGEGRAWGVEHLTFKERIKKVLDAGCDQFGGESNPELIVELVNEGLLDENRLDVSVKRIMKDKFRLGLFNNPYVDEQKAIQIAGQKTFRDKGKIAQAKSMVLLKNDAILPLKEGTKVYVEGMLTPEDFESKGILVKRPEDADVIIKRIGTPFDDRSDFFLEQFFHQGRLYFSENEKKEILDLISQKPSIVIANLERPAILTEIAETSAALFAEFGTSDEVLVKVLFGEVKPEGKLPFELPSTWEAVKNQKEDVPYDSKDPLYQYGHGLSY, from the coding sequence ATGAGGAAAGTTTGGAAGGTATTAAAATATTTATTGTTAGGCATTTTAGCTATTCTAATTGTAGGAATCGCTGTAATATATTTGAACAAAAAGAGTAAATCCAACAGTAATATGGAGCTTTTAGGAGTAGAGGCCCCTACCCTAAATCAGTCTGGTATTTCTTACCGTGATCTGAACAAAAACGGTAAAATGGATACTTATGAGAATCCGAATGCGAGCATTGATGATAGAGCAAACGATTTGGTGTCCCAAATGAATCTAGAGGAGAAGGCGGGATCTATGTACATAACGATGATAGGCACTACCCCTGATGGGGAACCTATGGAAACACCTGTGCTATCGACAAACCCTATCAATTTAATGATGTCTTTTGCGTTACCTTCGAACTCGGAGATGATCGCCAGGAAAAAAATGAACAGTTTTAATACACTTGCTTCTTTGGATGCCGATAAAATGGCAAAATATAACAATCTAATTCAAAAAATGGCAGAGCGGACCAGATTGGGCATCCCCATCACCCTAGCTACAGATCCAAGGCATGGTACTGAAAACAACCCTGGAGCAGGCTTGTTTACCCCCGCATTTTCAAAATGGCCAAGTTCATTCGGTTTGGCGGCAACAAGAGACACAATTTTGGTTCGTGAATTTGGAGATATTGCTCGACATGAATACAATTCAGTTGGTATTCGTTTGGCCTTACATCCCATGGCAGATTTAGCTACTGAACCACGTTGGGGGCGTGCTAACGGCACTTTTGGCGAGGATGCATATCTGTCAGCGATGATGACTAAAGCCTACGTATTAGGTTTCCAAGGAGATTCTCTGAATCAAAATAGCGTTGCGTGCATGACCAAACATTTTTCTGGCGGAGGACCTCAAAAGGATGGCGAAGATGCCCATTTTCCTTATGGAAAGGATCAAGTATATCCCGGAGATAACTTCGATTACCATGTTATTCCTTTTACTGAGGGTGCTTTCCCTGCGAAAACCGCCCAAATAATGCCATATTATGGTATTCCTTTAGGCCAAACCAGTGAAGACGTAGCATTTGGATTCAATAAAGACATTATTAAGGGGTTGCTTAGGGATTCTTTGAATTTCCAAGGCGTTGTGTGCACGGATTGGAATATTATTTCGGACACAAAAATGGGTGAAGGTCGCGCCTGGGGGGTTGAACATCTTACATTTAAAGAACGAATTAAAAAAGTACTCGACGCCGGATGTGATCAATTTGGAGGTGAAAGCAATCCTGAATTGATTGTGGAATTGGTAAACGAAGGCTTGCTCGACGAAAACAGACTGGACGTTTCCGTTAAAAGAATTATGAAAGACAAGTTTCGGCTGGGTCTATTCAATAATCCTTATGTAGATGAGCAAAAAGCGATTCAAATAGCAGGGCAAAAGACATTTAGAGATAAAGGGAAGATTGCACAAGCCAAATCAATGGTATTATTGAAGAATGACGCCATATTACCTTTGAAAGAAGGTACAAAAGTTTATGTAGAAGGGATGTTGACTCCTGAGGATTTTGAAAGCAAAGGAATACTTGTAAAGCGCCCTGAAGATGCCGATGTAATTATAAAAAGAATTGGCACCCCATTTGATGACCGTTCCGATTTCTTTCTGGAACAATTCTTTCATCAAGGCCGCTTGTACTTTTCAGAAAATGAGAAAAAAGAAATTTTGGATCTAATCTCCCAGAAACCATCCATAGTCATTGCCAACCTTGAACGTCCAGCAATTTTAACCGAAATTGCGGAGACAAGTGCTGCGCTTTTTGCTGAATTTGGCACCAGCGATGAAGTTTTGGTCAAAGTACTTTTTGGGGAAGTCAAACCTGAAGGAAAACTACCTTTTGAACTACCATCAACATGGGAAGCTGTTAAAAACCAAAAGGAAGATGTACCCTACGACTCTAAAGACCCATTATATCAATACGGACATGGATTGAGTTATTAA
- a CDS encoding DUF2147 domain-containing protein, with amino-acid sequence MTRKSKLWLSGMLVLFSLSAQSQSVFGKWKTIDDRTGKPKAVIDIYEKDGLMYGHVVKILEEGKEDAVCSKCDGDLKDKPVLGMTIIEAAKENNNGEWKGKKLFDPQQAMTFRCKIWLNPKNSDELKVRGYLAFIYRTQTWLRVEG; translated from the coding sequence ATGACAAGAAAGAGTAAATTATGGTTATCGGGAATGTTGGTGTTGTTTTCACTCTCTGCTCAATCACAAAGCGTATTCGGCAAATGGAAAACGATTGACGATCGTACAGGAAAACCAAAGGCTGTGATTGATATCTACGAGAAAGATGGTTTGATGTATGGGCATGTTGTTAAAATTTTAGAAGAAGGTAAAGAAGATGCCGTTTGTTCAAAATGTGATGGTGATCTAAAGGATAAACCAGTTTTGGGAATGACCATTATAGAGGCAGCAAAAGAGAATAATAATGGTGAATGGAAAGGAAAGAAGCTCTTTGACCCTCAACAGGCGATGACATTTAGGTGTAAAATTTGGCTAAACCCCAAAAATTCTGATGAATTAAAGGTTAGGGGGTATTTGGCATTTATTTATAGGACGCAAACTTGGCTGCGTGTTGAAGGATAG
- a CDS encoding YihY/virulence factor BrkB family protein — protein MSAEIEAKIEKIPILNWLVLLLKKVKLPAFEGLSLYDLIEMYILGIVQGALSSRASSIAFSLFMALFPLLIFLVTLVPFLIPYASVGNENFDAQFLLFLESFLPTATSEYFGEIYQQIKNQQRGGLLSSAFFISIFLMANGVNAIFGGFENSYHIELTRNFIRQYAYALMVGLILSVLLMFGAAAYVYFEFYIVDYLSEWAAKTRGYDLTENDIVGAQIGKVLFFVLLSYFTTAILYYFGTAEGKQAKFFSVGALMTTILFLLTSYLFGVYVEKFARYNELYGALGGLLILMVFIWLNSNILLLGFELNASLNSLRKNINKNDKKE, from the coding sequence ATGTCAGCAGAAATTGAGGCTAAAATTGAAAAAATCCCCATTCTAAATTGGTTGGTTTTACTTTTGAAAAAGGTAAAATTACCTGCTTTTGAAGGGCTCTCACTCTACGACCTAATTGAAATGTACATTCTAGGTATTGTTCAAGGTGCCTTATCTTCAAGGGCGAGTTCAATTGCTTTTAGTCTTTTCATGGCGCTTTTTCCATTACTTATTTTTTTGGTAACACTTGTGCCATTTTTAATTCCGTATGCCAGTGTGGGCAATGAAAATTTTGATGCCCAGTTTTTACTTTTTCTAGAATCTTTTTTGCCAACGGCAACTAGTGAGTATTTTGGTGAAATTTATCAACAAATTAAAAATCAACAGCGGGGAGGATTATTGTCGTCAGCATTTTTCATCTCTATTTTCCTGATGGCAAATGGGGTAAATGCAATTTTCGGAGGATTTGAGAATTCATACCATATAGAACTTACTCGAAATTTCATAAGGCAATATGCCTATGCCCTAATGGTAGGTCTTATCCTCTCGGTATTATTGATGTTTGGTGCTGCGGCTTATGTGTATTTTGAGTTTTATATTGTTGATTACTTAAGCGAATGGGCGGCAAAAACGAGGGGCTATGATCTTACGGAAAATGATATAGTTGGAGCCCAAATAGGTAAAGTTTTGTTTTTTGTTCTCTTATCATATTTCACTACTGCAATTCTTTATTATTTTGGCACCGCGGAGGGCAAACAAGCCAAATTCTTTTCAGTAGGAGCTCTAATGACCACTATTCTTTTTTTGCTTACATCATATTTGTTTGGTGTATATGTTGAGAAATTCGCCCGCTATAATGAATTATACGGGGCATTAGGGGGATTATTGATTCTTATGGTGTTCATATGGTTAAATTCCAATATATTGCTACTCGGGTTTGAGTTGAATGCATCGCTCAATTCTCTACGAAAAAACATCAATAAGAATGACAAGAAAGAGTAA